A single Cucumis melo cultivar AY chromosome 4, USDA_Cmelo_AY_1.0, whole genome shotgun sequence DNA region contains:
- the LOC127149085 gene encoding uncharacterized protein LOC127149085, translating to MTSQGNTSKALSDIGKRPNTRSRSREIQSSEDMPPFEVAKNIWEQISKPPKGGIVIKENPAVDEHNSLSECSNEEVPQPNIMSVMVTNVDTSENRMAELEKKVNMLMKVVEERDYEIAFLKNHIESCDAAESSHKHTVKNTDKGKAVMQESQPQNSTSIASLSVQQLQEMIASSIKTQYGGPAQTFSLYSKPYTKRIDNLRMPNGYQPPKFQQFDGKGNPKQHVAHFIETCETAGTRGDLLVKQFVRTLKGNAFDWYIDLEPESIDNWEQLERDFLNRFYSTRRIVSMMELTNTRQQKGELVIDYINRWRALSLDCKDRLTELSAVEMCTQDMHWGLLYILQGIKPRTFEELATRAHDMELSIANRGAKDFLIPKSRSDKNELDDTKKIANSVIKESMVIHATPLKSFSKRKETKIERKHDGDEKRQSTLKERQEKVYPFPDSDVADMLEQLLENQLIQLPECKRPEQAGKVDDPNYCKYHRVISHPVEKCFVLKELILKLAREKKIELDIDEVTQMNHVASR from the coding sequence atgacatctcaaggcaacacttccaaagctctcagTGACATCGGCAAACGGCCAAACACCCGTAGCCGCTCAAGGGAGATTCAGTCATCTGAAGATATGCCTCCTTTTGAAgttgcaaagaatatttgggagcaaatctctaagccaccaaaaggtggaattgtaatcaaagagaATCCGGCGGTTGATGAACACAACTCGTTGTCTGAGTGCTCAAACGAGGAGGTTCCAcagccaaatataatgtcagttatggtaactaacgtggatacaagtgaaaatagaatggcagagcttgaaaagaaggtgaacatgctcatgaaggtggtggaagaaagggattatgagattgcatttctaaagaatcacattgaaagttgtgatgctgctgaatcaagtcataaacatactgtcaagaatactgacaaagggaaggcagttatgcaagaaagtcaaccacaaaattcgacCTCAATTGCATCGTTGTCTGTTCAACAATTACAGGAGATGATTGCAAGCTCCATCAAAACGCAATATGGTGGACCTGCTCAAACTTTCTCCTTGTACTCCAAACCATATACGAAGAGGATCGACAATCTCAGAATGCCGAATGGATACCAACCTCCCAAGTTCCAACAGTTTGATGGAAAAGGCaacccaaaacaacatgttgctcaCTTCATCGAAACATGTGAAACTGCTGGTACGCGAGGAGATTTATTGGTCAAACAGTTCGTTCGAACTCTCAAAGGAAATGCCTTCGACTGGTACATCGATCTGGAGCCCGAATCCATCGATAATTGGGAGCAACTTGAGAGGGACTTTCTCAACCGTTTCTATAGCACCCGACGTatcgtcagcatgatggagttgacaaacacaagacaacaaaagggagaactagtcatcgactacatcaaccgatggagagctctgagtcttgactgtaaggatcgactcaccgaactgtctgcagtggagatgtgcacccaagacatgcattggggacttctttatattttacagggaataaaacctcgcacgtttgaagagttggcgactcgtgcccatgatatggaattgagtatcgccaatagaggagcaaaagatttcttgattccaaaatcgaggagtgacaagaatgaacttgatgacactaaaaagattgcaaatagtgtcataaaagagTCAATGGTTATTCATGCAACTcctttgaaatctttctctaaaagaaaagaaacaaaaattgaaagaaagcatgatggcgatgaaaagcgacagtcaactcttaaagaaagacaggaaaaagtttatccatttcctgactctgatgttgcagacatgttagagcagttgctagagaaccaacttattcaactgccagaatgcaaacgaccagaacaagcaggaaaagtagatgatcctaactactgcaagtatcatcgggtcattagtcaccctgttgaaaagtgttttgtgttgaaagagctaattctaaagttggctcgtgaaaagaagatcgagctagatattgatgaagtaactCAGATGAATCATGTTGCATCGAGATGA
- the LOC103486892 gene encoding uncharacterized protein LOC103486892: protein MALIAARTKISRTLSTFSLNSLLSRPPFPSNGVQAVARLHPFGGLGSSFSSSAVASMEPETLGSRGIGFEILGVKDYEDYRRSLYGDITHKALLVDAVGTLVVPSQPMAQIYREIGEKYGVNYSEGEILNRYRRAYEKPWGRSRLRYVNDGKPFWQYIVSSSTGCSDSQYFEELYNYYTTNKAWHLCDPDAERVFKALRQAGVKIAIVSNFDTRLRPLLRALNCDHWFDAVAVSAEVEAEKPNPTIFLKACELLGVRPEDALHVGDDRRNDLWGARDAGCDAWLWGSDVHSFKEVAERIGVKV, encoded by the exons ATGGCGCTAATTGCTGCTAGAACCAAAATCTCAAGGACTCTCTCTACTTTCTCTCTTAATTCCTTGCTTTCTCGACCTCCATTTCCCTCTAATGGCGTCCAGGCGGTTGCTCGGCTCCACCCGTTCGGAGGATTGGGGtcttcattttcttcctctGCTGTTGCTTCCATGGAACCAGAAACCCTAGGTTCTAGAGGTATCGGGTTTGAAATCTTGGGCGTTAAGGATTATGAGGATTACCGGAGGTCTCTCTATGGCGATATCACTCACAAGGCTTTGCTCGTTGATGCGGTTGGGACTCTTGTTGTTCCTTCTCAGCCTATGGCTCAG ATATATAGGGAAATAGGTGAAAAGTATGGGGTGAACTACTCGGAAGGGGAGATTCTCAATAGATATAGAAGAGCGTATGAGAAGCCTTGGGGTAGATCTCGCCTCAG ATATGTGAATGACGGGAAACCCTTTTGGCAATATATCGTCAGTTCTTCCACAGGCTGTTCTGATTCTCAGTATTTTGAAGAACTCTACAACTACTATACGACTAACAAG GCGTGGCACCTTTGTGATCCTGATGCTGAGAGAGTCTTTAAAGCCCTAAGACAAGCAGGTGTAAAGATAGCTATTGTGTCAAACTTCGACACTCGATTACGACCTCTTTTGCGGGCTTTGAATTGTGATCACTGGTTTGACGCTGTAGCAGTGTCAGCAGAA GTTGAAGCTGAGAAGCCTAACCCAACAATATTCCTAAAAGCCTGTGAATTATTGGGAGTGAGACCTGAGGATGCCTTACATGTTGGGGATGATCGTAGGAATGATTTATGGGGCGCTAGAGATGCAGGTTGTGATGCATGGCTTTGGGGAAGTGATGTACACTCCTTCAAAGAG GTTGCGGAAAGGATTGGAGTGAAAGTGTGA